One window of the Zea mays cultivar B73 chromosome 3, Zm-B73-REFERENCE-NAM-5.0, whole genome shotgun sequence genome contains the following:
- the LOC109943278 gene encoding heterogeneous nuclear ribonucleoprotein Q codes for MGRAPAAAVEEPVVEAPAAAVEVPAVEAQAEESPKVAEELKQQPSPLLSQQPVVEEKDSDGAANSVNRGEDDGVAKEKYEEEDKGERLEFEDEPEYEEEAAVDYDEKDLEQYEEQYEDGDEEVEYTEDVVEVETDIVGEELDEGGVDGEGEGYENDDEEHHVDVDDAEQDEMVKEHRKRKEFEVFVGGLDKDATENDLKKVFGEVGEITEVRQMMNPATKKNKGFAFLRYATVEQARRAVSELKNPMVRGKQCGVAPSHDNDTLFVGNICKTWTKEHLKDKLKSYGVECFEDLLLVEDTNNPGMNRGYALLEFSTRPEAMDGFRILQKRDVVFGVDRSAKVSFADSYPQVDDEIMA; via the exons ATGGGGAGGGCGCCGGCTGCTGCGGTGGAGGAGCCGGTTGTGGAGGCGCCGGCTGCTGCGGTGGAGGTGCCGGCTGTGGAGGCGCAGGCCGAGGAGTCCCCGAAGGTGGCGGAGGAGTTGAAGCAGCAGCCCTCGCCTCTGCTGTCGCAACAGCCGGTGGTGGAGGAGAAAGACTCCGATGGCGCAGCCAACAGTGTCAACCGCGGCGAAG ATGATGGAGTTGCAAAAGAAAAATATGAAGAAGAGGACAAAGGTGAACGGCTTGAGTTTGAGGATGAACCAGAATATGAAGAGGAGGCTGCTGTAGACTATGATGAGAAAGATTTGGAGCAGTATGAAGAACAATACgaggatggtgatgaagaggtggAGTATACTGAAGATGTGGTTGAAGTGGAGACTGATATTGTGGGTGAGGAACTTGATGAAGGTGGTGTTGATGGGGAGGGGGAGGGATACGAAAATGATGACGAAGAACATCATGTGGATGTGGATGATGCAGAGCAGGATGAAATGGTTAAAGAGCACCGCAAGCGAAAAGAGTTTGAAGTTTTTGTTGGTGGTCTGGATAAAGATGCAACAGAAAATGACCTTAAGAAGGTTTTTGGTGAAGTTGGTGAGATCACTGAAGTTCGTCAGATGATGAACCCTGCCACAAAGAAGAATAAAGGCTTTGCCTTCCTGCGATATGCAACTGTAGAGCAAGCAAGGCGTGCTGTTTCAGAGCTAAAGAATCCAATG GTGCGGGGTAAACAATGTGGTGTTGCTCCAAGTCATGACAATGATACACTCTTTGTCGGCAATATCTGCAAAACATGGACAAAAGAACAT TTGAAGGATAAATTGAAGAGTTATGGAGTTGAATGTTTTGAGGACTTACTACTGGTTGAGGATACAAACAATCCTGGGATGAATCGTGGCTATGCCTTGCTTGAGTTTTCTACTCGACCTGAGGCAATGGATGGTTTCAGGATATTGCAGAAGAGGGATGTAGTCTTTGGAGTTGATCGTAGTGCAAAGGTTTCCTTTGCTGATTCCTACCCTCAAGTTGATGACGAAATAATGGCATAG